In the Ctenopharyngodon idella isolate HZGC_01 chromosome 21, HZGC01, whole genome shotgun sequence genome, gaaaacatcaatttctttaactagacacttgaacaaacaaatttatccagtttttaatgtattaaaagtttcatatttaataaaaagtaacattttatatcCAGCTGTTGCCCTCAGACAACACTGTACCATAGTGGAACATAAGTATTACCAAACCataatattattatgttattatatcaaGTTATCATAtccatcttcatcctcatctccATCTTCTCTCTCACCCTCACTCTCTCCCTGATAGATTGTCACTATGACTTCATCTTCCTCATTACAGTATGACCCCTCATCCTCATCAACTGCCAGTGCTATCTGTGTTTTATACCTTTTTGAAGTGCTATAGAAAATGTGCAGATCATAATATATGCAGATATAGTATGTGAATTACTATTCTTATAAGTGCATtacaaaatcatgtgaaaatgcCAACATATTTAGATAATTCTAACTCTTTTctttacaaatataatacatttgtattcaaACCTATTATGCCTGTATGGCCTTATGCGATTTCATtatggtacaatgttgccttgaggcaacacacagttttttgttattttctctaaaacatttgatgatatataatgtaaagtTCTTAAAAATACTTCTTTGCTTGCCAGTGAAGGTGACTCATATTTTTTGTGGGTGATTAAATGGAtacaaacaagtgaaaaaatTGGAGAAAATTTCATTGGAGAAAATATAGAGCCATGTGACATGTGCACATGTGCACATGTGCTGAAACAGGACACAAAATGGACCCATTGGTCAAGTTTTGgtcttttttgcacttttattgaTTAGTATTTGAGTTATTCTGTCCTGAGATACGTTTGATCAATCAATTGGtgccttattttattaaaaacaaactaaaatagaccATGTTGACTGGAAGCAACACCGTACCATAGAGGCATAAATCATAGTGACAAATACAGTGTTTTGGTTTCTCGGTTtatatgtgtttatgtgtgctAGTTTGTCCAGGGCTGTGAATCCGCCCCTATGAATGTTGATTTCCCAGCATGATTTCCAGATTTTCCCCACTATATGATGTTGAGATACCAACTTTAACACTGTGGACAATTGCAAAATAAAGCACCTAGGGTATGTAAACgaataaatacagtaattagataaagttcaattttttttttatttatttttttttaataaataaaacgaaCTTCACATTCTGGAAGGACTACAGTCTGTTTTAAGCACACctgttcatgtaaacacaccTTGCACACTGTATACAACCCATATGAACAAATAATTTGTTAACTGCACAATAATAAAAGAAGTAGAAAACAGGTAGACTCCACAACTCCACAACATGCATGACAAGACTGTTGGCAATGGGACATTGACCGAAGTCTAAAATCATCTGAATGAACACCAAAGCTAAAACCTAGATATAATTTACAAAGCTCGTGTCTGTGTCAGATCAGTGAAAACACCACCACTGTTAGCTGCTAGGCTATCTGAGAGACAGGGCCTCAGAGAAACGATGGATCACCTGCAGCATATTTTATCTAAGTAATTTACACATCTTCGTGTCTAAATTCATGGTTTTACCGCGATCGTTTCAGTCGTCCGTCCCATCCCCCATAACATAAATGTACAAATTGATGAATCTCTTTTCTCTGCTCACATGTTTCTCTCTCTGCCCATACATTCAGACAACAAAAGCAGCGCGTAAAATCACTCACCGGTGGCTGCTGAGTAGGTAATAAGAGCTGCTTTCGTCCTCTGGTATGAGTCCACTGCTGGGTTTGGATGGAGATTTGTGCATTAATCGCTCGCCAGGCCGTTTTGATCATGCAAAGAGCAAGTGATCGTGCTGAATGCGATGGTGGATGAGCACCTCTCCACCGCAGGCTCAGGCGGTAATGTGGCAGTGACAACAACTCCGCATGCGCAAAGCTCAACGGCAGACCAAGAGGGACATTTTTTCAAACGCCTAGCCAAACCGTACAGTGCACAATATTTTGATcgttataaatatttttaactattatttaaaaaatgtttatttaaacatttatttatttttttatttaaaaaatgtttatttaatattgtcaTTAGCATTACCGCAGTAATATTATAACTAATTTTTGACCATATAAGAATTATTTAGATATATTAAGCATATAAATACAATTCTTATTTATAtaccccattgactaccatagtattttcctactatggtcaatggggggcgagatctgtttggttattgaaattcttccaaatatattcctttgtgttcagcagaccaaagaaattcatacaggtttggaactacttgaaggtgagtaaatgattacagaattttcatttttgggtgaactctccctttaatataaactaaatacagtagtcaacatttaaagtggatcaaaaaagttcatcaaagttgtcctaagaactctttttattgaaaaatatataattggCTTTTAAATTTTAGGACTGAGGTCACTCCATGAGGATGGGGGTCTGTGCCATCCAGGTGGCGCAGCCATCATTTCAAAAGTGAggaagacagaaatgtcaagtGTAATACTATGTTTTTTCTGACCTATGCCTAAttaaaaggttttatttttacttatctCTTGCATTTAATTGGCTAATAAATCAAATACACTGCTAAACAATGACCTATAATTTGTATTCTAAAATATTTATCCTATATTTTCCTAATGACAATTTTATGATTGGTTTATGAACACTTCTGCATGATGGATTTTAtacaatgtaattttttttttttaagtcacagaataaggcagaaaatatatattttatagtttcCATACtgtgataaaggctatgtcaATTAGCATTAGCCTACATTATTCATATactttattgttatgaaaatgcacacataaaccatatattgtcgtATCGTGTTTATTGTCTTCACGTTTCCTCAGTAAAAACGCTTTTTATTCAGCTAAGGAGATAGCTGGATGCCTTTGTCTAAATAAGGGAATTCCTGGAAGTTATTATTACTTCTATATGAGACCATTTTGGACTTTCTGCGAGTATGAATGAAACTTACATTACATAACAGTGTTATGCATCATAATGCTTACATTGCCTTGTTTAGGAAAAGAATAAAGCGCCAGGTCATGTATATCGCGTctcttttaatttaaatctaGATGTATTCACATTGGCCCATGAGAATGTGAACAGAAGCCCGAAAAAATGAAGGGGACgaatttactttttatgaaaagtgcGGGGGACGCCCAAGGTTAAGATTATATAAATAAGAAAATCAACATATAACCTCAGTGGGAACAGTAACTAACAGAAAAGAACGTAAAAAGGGAGTCTGTCTGACTAGTACTATTAAACAGCAGATGGCTTAGTGTTGGACATAGCGCGCCAACGCGCATGCGCATAGCGCTCCGTGTACCTCATCTCTGTGCTGCTGCCCAGCCTCCAAACAAGCGACGAGCCACTAGGATCACCACACGCTAGCTCCTTTCCTAAAGCCCCTGAGtgagtaatgcgttacattttaaattaaacaacatattttaataaGTAATTCGCATTCCGTGTCAAATTTTAATATAGTTTGCGTTCAATCAGTGAATTTCACGAGAATCCGTTAGCGAGTGGCTAGTTGTTTTCAACAAAGCGACAGCACAACAAAGCCTCTCTGAAGTAACATGGCCAAATTAGCTCGTTCACTCGCTAAGCCGTAATATGCCTCTTTATTTAGCTATAATCTCTCTGTATGTATTACGGATGGATGTGAATCAATAATAGGGGCTCGGGAAGGTGTTGAGACGGTCAGCGTGGATGCTAATTCGGTTAGCCAGCTTCAGCTGCGCGCCATCTTTATATGTGTGACTTACTGTGTGCTAAAGCTAAAATGCTAACCAGCTGCTGCGTTCTGCGCGCCGGTTCTATTTTCACATGTGCAGATACACCAGAGgctgtttattttatacatatactGGTTGATGGCTATATTTGTGGTCGTAAGCTGCAGGAATATAAAGGCTGTGttgaaaaaaattcattttgattaaaTGCTCCTATTCGCGGCATGTGTGTGCAGCAGTTAGATGAGAAATAATCTTATTGTTCGAGCTAGCTGTTTGGGTGTTGATACTCTTGTTATTCGTAAACGTGAGGTTTTTATGTAACTACTTTGGGAGGAAACgtttaattttatttggaaACTGAGTGGACCTATTTCAGTGGGGCAGCATGATTGTTTACGCGGTAATGCTGCGACTACTGCTGTCGTTTCAGACAACTGCACTCATTTAGATTAGCTGATGAAAATAAACTTAAAGCCTTAGTTCACACCATTCTGCCATCATTTTCTCATACCCAAGGGGAACTTTCGGTGTTCAAAAAAGGTCTCAAAGTCTGTATTTACTTACATTTCATCTTTCCTCCATACAATACAAGTGAATGGTGGCTGAGATGTCATTCTGCTCCTTTTGTATTCCTCAGAAGAAAAGTCATGCTGGCTTGAAACAGCTAAAGAATTAAATCATGCTTTCAGAGAAGGATTAGAAAATATGGCGTTGTTTGACAtgtcaaaaacagaaaacatcatTATAGCATTTCCAGCTTGGAatgaatgtctgtgtttttaccTGTCAGCATGCAGCATGTATAATAGCTCAGCTTTTACACATATGCTATTCTTAACAAATTCAGCTATGTCagtgctttttttgtgtgtgtggacaCAATTGGAGGTTTGTTATAATTGGGGGAAATGATTGTTAAATTTGGCACGACAGGAAAATATCCCATGTATTTCTAGTTGTATACGTCATAACTCGATCTGCCAGCGAAGTGACAGACTTCTCTGGGGTGATGTGTGCCGGACTTCTCTAATTAATAGAGAATAGTCTGCTTACATCCAACCCCTTTCTTACAATCGACTGCAAGCTCACAATCAGTTCTGCCTCCATTCAAATGACAAccatggataaaatcaagttcctgctctacatttttatttctttcctgAAAATGTTTCACTCCGAAGAAAAGATATACAGTACCTTCCGTTCACAATACAGAAGACGCTACGTTTGTTTCATTATGCCTTAaagtgtgaaatatttttaatgcaattgCAGTATTGTTTGTCTTCAGTTTTAACATCATAAAgcttttaaaagtgtttgttctgactcatgtttcttgttttttagaGGTCAAAGGTCGGGTCCTGCAATGGGATGTGGTCTCTCTCAGATGACTGAAGAgctaaaagagagagaaactgaAAAACATAAAGAGAAAGCACATTGAAAATAAGTCTGCCTGTGCAGAATAATAAGGACCCCTACCCCATTAAGCTGTTTTCCCCCTCTTTGCCAAAATGTCGACGGTCACTTCAGCAACCCCAGAGCCTCCTACGATCGCCAACCCTCCTCCGCCTGAAGTGACTAACCCTACCAAACCTGGCCGCAAGACTAACCAGCTGCAGTACATGCAAAATGTAGTTGTAAAGACACTGTGGAGGCATCAGTTTGCATGGCCTTTCTACCAGCCTGTTGATGCTGTTAAGCTTGGTCTTCCGGTGAGTGGATATATATGGATATAGCTGTTTTAGCATCCATCATTTTGAATAATCATAAATGTAGGCTGTGTTTTCCCTTGAGCGTGAGAGCTTGTCAATTAGTTGATACTTATTGGTTTTATATTAACATGTGATGTTGAAAGACTTTATGCTTCCTTTTGGTGTCCAGGACTATCACAAGATCATAAAGAACCCAATGGACATGGGCACCATCAAGAAAAGACTGGAGAACGTTTACTACTGGAGTGCAAGCGAGTGTATGCAGGACTTTAACACAATGTTCACAAACTGTTATATTTACAACAAGGTATGGCTTGGCTCAATCTGGTTTGGGGACGAGGCTGCATTGGCGCATGCAATCCATGtttatttcttgtttgttttctcAGCCAACAGATGACATTGTGTTGATGGCTCAAGCATTAGAGAAGATCTTCCTTCAGAAAGTGGCCCTGATGCCTCAGGAGGAGGTTGAGCTTCTTCCTCCTGCTCCAAAGGGTAAAGGGCGCAAACCAGCAGGACCCggtaacatttaaatagtctgaaTGATGAATTGATCATAATATTCTGTGTTTAACAACACTAATCATTCTTTTTCTAATCATACAAATGCAGGTCAGCAGGATGTGGCCGTCTCCTCTGGCTCACCCACTTCTGTTTTCCCTGGTGCCACCTCACCGAGTTCACAGACAGCGGTTGTATCTCCAGCTCCAGCGCCCACCATCACCCCTAGCCTACCAGCTGTACAGAACACAACCGCTGCCGCCATGATACCCGGCATGCCTCCGTCGCAACCCATGTCCAAAGTAAGTTGCAGGACCTCTTAAAATATCACATGAGAAATGCAGTGGCAGTGCCTCACCGCCGGCTTTGTGTTTCCCCATATGTGTGGTTTGTTCTGTTTCCTAGAAGAAGGGGGTAAAGAGGAAAGCAGACACAACCACCCCTACTACCTCTGCCATCACCGCGAGCAGGAGCCAGTCGCCCACCCCTCTTTTAGAAGGCAAACAGGGCAAGGTGGCATCCAGGCGAGAGAGCACCGGTCGCCCCATCAAACCGCCTAAAAAGGATTTTGAAGATGGTGAACTAGGCGTGCACGGAGGCAAAAAGGGCAGGCTTTCAGAGCAACTCAAGTACTGCGAGGTCATCCTTAAAGAAATGCTCTCGAAAAAACATGCCGCATACGCCTGGCCATTTTATAAGCCTGTTGACGCGGAGGCTCTTGAGCTACATGACTACCATGACATAATCAAACACCCCATGGACTTAAGCACAGTGAAAGTATGTTTAGTTTGCATAAAAAGCTGTTACAATGGCttgatttttgtttaaatggaTCATTTATTGCAGTTTAGTGCtagtttttgaaataattttttgtttttgtttgcagaAAAAAATGGACAGTCGAGAATACCAGGATGCACAGAGTTTCGCTGCAGATGTCAGATTaatgttctcaaattgttacaAGTACAACCCACCTGATCATGAGGTGGTCGCTATGGCCAGAAAGCTGCAGGTGAGTTCCCCCCCTGCATTTGGCAATTTCTCCTTTTACACacctttaatttctttatttcaaAAGAATTATTGAATGACATTTTCTTCTTTCCTGTCAGGATGTGTTTGAAATGCGTTTTGCAAAGATGCCTGATGAGCCAGTGGATGTGGCTGGGGCAGGCGGTGTAGGCGGGGCCGGTGTGGTCAGTAAGAGTACTGTCAGCAGTGAGAGCAGTGGCGACTCCTCCACCTCTGACAGCTCCGACTCCGAGGAGGAGAGGGCCACCCGGCTCGCCGAGCTGCAGGAACAGGTGGGTGCGGAACAGGTGGGTTTCAAAACAAGGACCAAGTACCCTTAATCTCTCCAGGCTCAGAGATGTTCTCTCAGGCCTCCTGATATGTCATCCCTTCTGATTATCCTTTTCACACAACACCCACATAACTGTTTCTATCAATGCTTTTGCTCTGTAGGACCTAGAGGGGCTTCCACTTAAAATAATCCTCCTCTTTCACAGCAAGTTCCTCTCTGCTTGCGGTTTGAATTTTGTGTACTTGTATGTAGAGCTGTGTTTTAGCCCTCTACCGCAATCAGCTGCATATATTGCTTTGCATTAAATTCCAAAATGCCTAATTTAGATgtagtagtatttttttttttttttgtggctttGTTTGTCTTATGGTAGCACTATATCATATTTTCTTCccttgccattttttttttttaccagtgtATCTCTTTGGAGCACCCCATTGGTAGCAGACAGGGGATAAAAAACGGGTGCACCAAGAATAATCAggtgattttatttttcatttcccTGTCTCTGCCTATGAACATTGTGTATTAGCTGTACAGTTGCTTTCATTATTTGTATCAGATGGTCAAGAGCATGATATGGATAGTGAGATCAGCGGTAGAGGGTTAAAAGCAGCAGAAAAATATTGACTTTATTGGGTGGTGTTGGAAACCcagctgtgtgtgtttaggatgGAAGTGCTGAAAACTTTGGAAATGAAAagataagtgtgtgtgtgtgtgtgtgtgtgtgtgtgtgtgtgtgtgttgaacgTGTATGTGAAAAtttctttgttcatgttagcttGCTTTGCATTTAGTAAAACTTATGCTAGTTCCAGAAAACCATTACAGGTTCTAACTGCCCTTTATCCACATTTATGCCATTAAAGCATTTACGGTTACCTGGATTTATAAAGAATGTTTTCATAGGATGAGCCccagttttattttgtgctTCAACACTTAGCATGGCTATGTGGttaataggggtgtaacaattTCATATTGGCACAATTCACTGTTTTGGTTTGTTCTGTGTATATACCAGATAAGTTGCTTTGCATTGATTAGGAAATGAAATAACTATAATGATTATCCATATTGTAACATTTGATTGTTGGTAATAGTTTTTCAATGGGCCATAAGCTGTCACAAAATACACATTGTAAAATTACAGACATTTTGTGAAATGTAGACAGCATATATATCTGGCACACAAGcatgcctgttttttttttttttttttttttttgattatttattattattgttttaatgtaaCTGTTTCATTTAGTGCTAAAGAGCAGAATTGCTTCTTAAACCTTATGTCCTATTTCCTTTCATTCTGTTTTTCTGAAATACACCCTGTTCTTGGAGTCACAGATAACAGCAGACATGAATGATTTTTGATTGTCCAATGTTGGTAAAAAGAGTTTGGATagaaagtttgtttgttttattcatttatttcagtaatgaCAGTTGTTTTGCACATTTTGCTCCATAATTGAATGTTTGATTCTTTGCCACTGGACAACCAAAATGAAGTCTTTACTTTCATGAACAAATGTTAATGTGATGCTTTTCCTGACTTGGAGCAGATCACTAACACCCCCTTCTTGGCTCTCCCCAGCTGAAAGCTGTCCACGAACAGCTAGCCGCTCTTTCTCAGGCCCCTGTAAGTAAaccaaagaaaaagaaagagaaaaaagaaaaggacaagaaaaagaaagagaacaaGCACAACAAATCCAAGCCAGAGGAGAAAGGCAAGCCAGGACAGCCACCGAAACCACCCCAGCAGAAAAAGGGTCCTGCCAGAAAGGCTAACAGCACTGTTCCAGGCAACAGGTTTGCTTCTCTTTgagctgttgttttgttttatggatTGAATCTGAAACAATCAATTAAGGTATAAAGTGTCTGCTCTATGGTTGGAACCTTTACAGGCAACCAAAGAAGGGTGGCAGAGGGCCCGGCTACGAGTCTGACGAGGAGATGTCACTCCCCATGACGTACGACGAGAAACGGCAACTGAGCCTCGACATCAACCGGCTGCCTGGAGAGAAGTTAGGTAGGGTGGTCCACATCATTCAGTCCAGAGAGCCTTCGCTGCGGGATTCCAACCCTGACGAAATCGAAATAGATTTTGAGACGCTCAAACCTTCCACTTTGCGTGAGCTGGAGCGATACGTCAAGTCCTGTTTACAGAAGAAACAGAGGAAACCTCCACGTAAGTGCACACTCTTGGCCTACACACATAGCTAAATGCCAGACAGCACTGCTGTTGCTTGTAGTGATTCATGCTTAAAATGGGCACCATAAGGATTTGATCTCTATAGGCACCTAATAATATTGTGAGGTTTGGTCATGTCACGTAAGATGAGTGTGAGAGTGTCAGGTGATCTCTTACTCCCTTTTCTTTGGCACAAGCTGAGGATTTTCGCCttaacagtaaaataacaaTCAAAGatgattgttgaataaataaaattatgtaaattggAGGGAGtttgtcatctgaccaatctaaAGGATTTGTGATATATCGTTAACTTCTGTATTATCAACACAAggaagtgtaataaaataaatgttattaacaAAAAGAGTAAATCAAAACCGAtactaagggtgtgttcacacttgtagttcggttcgttgggttcatttggtccggaccaaaaagaaaaaaaacatttaatcctggtccgattagcgttcagattggcaattttatcaccgaatCAAAAGATActgaacctaaaggcatagggatacgttcacaacctgattggttgTATTTTATaacgtattgcctattttgagatggaacttaccgaacatccaaaacaatgctgtgagCTGAGGTAAATGCGTTCGTTGTGTGTACGTAgtctgcatatgatggtattttggccagctgggaactcgtgaagagcttataaaatgtgtaaaggagtcaaaacagcggcgggaatccatccatcacacacaaacgatctgctgcgtggagacgcgcatctgatgcctgtgatgggcaaactcgcgACTATGACGAGAGAAAACCGATATGCatgaggattctgtcctttttagggtctcctcttcctgtttttggttcgtttacatgtctttggtccgtgttgtgttcatatatcattcgaaccgcaccagagttcgtttggaagcggaccgagacccatcttttcagcggtctcggtccgcttgtttggtgcgcaccagggttcggatggcagcgttcacaaatgttcaaatgaaccgcactaacagagcaatcgaaccaaacatgacaagtgtgaaagcaccctaaatgaataccatgaatgataaagaaataaagtgcataagatGGATAAAATACAAGTGATTAAGTTGGGTGTAGCTATAGCACCGTTACAttatcttatggaaagataaatTGTTGTTCCTCTGAAACTAATAAGGTGAAGACCCTTATTATAcatcaaataaattaatgaaagattatttgttattaactagCATCAGTTGTATTACCTCTATTGTAAATTAGAAAAtcatatactgataatatatAACAATGCCAAGGTTTCTGAAAAGAGGTTTGGTCAAGTGATATTTATGTTCCACGTGGTTGAGTGAGCAGTCCGATGGTGGGGGCTTCTTCCTCTGGTTGTGCTGGGTAACAGTGCAGTGTGGAAAGGGGCTGTAATCCATTTG is a window encoding:
- the brd3a gene encoding bromodomain-containing protein 3a isoform X4, which encodes MSTVTSATPEPPTIANPPPPEVTNPTKPGRKTNQLQYMQNVVVKTLWRHQFAWPFYQPVDAVKLGLPDYHKIIKNPMDMGTIKKRLENVYYWSASECMQDFNTMFTNCYIYNKPTDDIVLMAQALEKIFLQKVALMPQEEVELLPPAPKGKGRKPAGPGQQDVAVSSGSPTSVFPGATSPSSQTAVVSPAPAPTITPSLPAVQNTTAAAMIPGMPPSQPMSKKKGVKRKADTTTPTTSAITASRSQSPTPLLEGKQGKVASRRESTGRPIKPPKKDFEDGELGVHGGKKGRLSEQLKYCEVILKEMLSKKHAAYAWPFYKPVDAEALELHDYHDIIKHPMDLSTVKKKMDSREYQDAQSFAADVRLMFSNCYKYNPPDHEVVAMARKLQDVFEMRFAKMPDEPVDVAGAGGVGGAGVVSKSTVSSESSGDSSTSDSSDSEEERATRLAELQEQVGAEQLKAVHEQLAALSQAPVSKPKKKKEKKEKDKKKKENKHNKSKPEEKGKPGQPPKPPQQKKGPARKANSTVPGNRQPKKGGRGPGYESDEEMSLPMTYDEKRQLSLDINRLPGEKLGRVVHIIQSREPSLRDSNPDEIEIDFETLKPSTLRELERYVKSCLQKKQRKPPQKGGSGPSRLSGSSSSSDSGSSSSSGSTSDSSDSD
- the brd3a gene encoding bromodomain-containing protein 3a isoform X5 is translated as MSTVTSATPEPPTIANPPPPEVTNPTKPGRKTNQLQYMQNVVVKTLWRHQFAWPFYQPVDAVKLGLPDYHKIIKNPMDMGTIKKRLENVYYWSASECMQDFNTMFTNCYIYNKPTDDIVLMAQALEKIFLQKVALMPQEEVELLPPAPKGKGRKPAGPGQQDVAVSSGSPTSVFPGATSPSSQTAVVSPAPAPTITPSLPAVQNTTAAAMIPGMPPSQPMSKKKGVKRKADTTTPTTSAITASRSQSPTPLLEGKQGKVASRRESTGRPIKPPKKDFEDGELGVHGGKKGRLSEQLKYCEVILKEMLSKKHAAYAWPFYKPVDAEALELHDYHDIIKHPMDLSTVKKKMDSREYQDAQSFAADVRLMFSNCYKYNPPDHEVVAMARKLQDVFEMRFAKMPDEPVDVAGAGGVGGAGVVSKSTVSSESSGDSSTSDSSDSEEERATRLAELQEQLKAVHEQLAALSQAPVSKPKKKKEKKEKDKKKKENKHNKSKPEEKGKPGQPPKPPQQKKGPARKANSTVPGNRQPKKGGRGPGYESDEEMSLPMTYDEKRQLSLDINRLPGEKLGRVVHIIQSREPSLRDSNPDEIEIDFETLKPSTLRELERYVKSCLQKKQRKPPQKGGSGPSRLSGSSSSSDSGSSSSSGSTSDSSDSD
- the brd3a gene encoding bromodomain-containing protein 3a isoform X2, which codes for MSTVTSATPEPPTIANPPPPEVTNPTKPGRKTNQLQYMQNVVVKTLWRHQFAWPFYQPVDAVKLGLPDYHKIIKNPMDMGTIKKRLENVYYWSASECMQDFNTMFTNCYIYNKPTDDIVLMAQALEKIFLQKVALMPQEEVELLPPAPKGKGRKPAGPGQQDVAVSSGSPTSVFPGATSPSSQTAVVSPAPAPTITPSLPAVQNTTAAAMIPGMPPSQPMSKKGVKRKADTTTPTTSAITASRSQSPTPLLEGKQGKVASRRESTGRPIKPPKKDFEDGELGVHGGKKGRLSEQLKYCEVILKEMLSKKHAAYAWPFYKPVDAEALELHDYHDIIKHPMDLSTVKKKMDSREYQDAQSFAADVRLMFSNCYKYNPPDHEVVAMARKLQDVFEMRFAKMPDEPVDVAGAGGVGGAGVVSKSTVSSESSGDSSTSDSSDSEEERATRLAELQEQVGAEQCISLEHPIGSRQGIKNGCTKNNQLKAVHEQLAALSQAPVSKPKKKKEKKEKDKKKKENKHNKSKPEEKGKPGQPPKPPQQKKGPARKANSTVPGNRQPKKGGRGPGYESDEEMSLPMTYDEKRQLSLDINRLPGEKLGRVVHIIQSREPSLRDSNPDEIEIDFETLKPSTLRELERYVKSCLQKKQRKPPQKGGSGPSRLSGSSSSSDSGSSSSSGSTSDSSDSD
- the brd3a gene encoding bromodomain-containing protein 3a isoform X1, with product MSTVTSATPEPPTIANPPPPEVTNPTKPGRKTNQLQYMQNVVVKTLWRHQFAWPFYQPVDAVKLGLPDYHKIIKNPMDMGTIKKRLENVYYWSASECMQDFNTMFTNCYIYNKPTDDIVLMAQALEKIFLQKVALMPQEEVELLPPAPKGKGRKPAGPGQQDVAVSSGSPTSVFPGATSPSSQTAVVSPAPAPTITPSLPAVQNTTAAAMIPGMPPSQPMSKKKGVKRKADTTTPTTSAITASRSQSPTPLLEGKQGKVASRRESTGRPIKPPKKDFEDGELGVHGGKKGRLSEQLKYCEVILKEMLSKKHAAYAWPFYKPVDAEALELHDYHDIIKHPMDLSTVKKKMDSREYQDAQSFAADVRLMFSNCYKYNPPDHEVVAMARKLQDVFEMRFAKMPDEPVDVAGAGGVGGAGVVSKSTVSSESSGDSSTSDSSDSEEERATRLAELQEQVGAEQCISLEHPIGSRQGIKNGCTKNNQLKAVHEQLAALSQAPVSKPKKKKEKKEKDKKKKENKHNKSKPEEKGKPGQPPKPPQQKKGPARKANSTVPGNRQPKKGGRGPGYESDEEMSLPMTYDEKRQLSLDINRLPGEKLGRVVHIIQSREPSLRDSNPDEIEIDFETLKPSTLRELERYVKSCLQKKQRKPPQKGGSGPSRLSGSSSSSDSGSSSSSGSTSDSSDSD
- the brd3a gene encoding bromodomain-containing protein 3a isoform X3: MSTVTSATPEPPTIANPPPPEVTNPTKPGRKTNQLQYMQNVVVKTLWRHQFAWPFYQPVDAVKLGLPDYHKIIKNPMDMGTIKKRLENVYYWSASECMQDFNTMFTNCYIYNKPTDDIVLMAQALEKIFLQKVALMPQEEVELLPPAPKGKGRKPAGPGQQDVAVSSGSPTSVFPGATSPSSQTAVVSPAPAPTITPSLPAVQNTTAAAMIPGMPPSQPMSKKKGVKRKADTTTPTTSAITASRSQSPTPLLEGKQGKVASRRESTGRPIKPPKKDFEDGELGVHGGKKGRLSEQLKYCEVILKEMLSKKHAAYAWPFYKPVDAEALELHDYHDIIKHPMDLSTVKKKMDSREYQDAQSFAADVRLMFSNCYKYNPPDHEVVAMARKLQDVFEMRFAKMPDEPVDVAGAGGVGGAGVVSKSTVSSESSGDSSTSDSSDSEEERATRLAELQEQCISLEHPIGSRQGIKNGCTKNNQLKAVHEQLAALSQAPVSKPKKKKEKKEKDKKKKENKHNKSKPEEKGKPGQPPKPPQQKKGPARKANSTVPGNRQPKKGGRGPGYESDEEMSLPMTYDEKRQLSLDINRLPGEKLGRVVHIIQSREPSLRDSNPDEIEIDFETLKPSTLRELERYVKSCLQKKQRKPPQKGGSGPSRLSGSSSSSDSGSSSSSGSTSDSSDSD